One segment of Capnocytophaga sp. oral taxon 878 DNA contains the following:
- the dapB gene encoding 4-hydroxy-tetrahydrodipicolinate reductase: MKIALLGYGKMGKIIEQIATERGHEIVLKVDDAQTPYDIRVADVAIEFSTPHSAFANISNALTHQVPVIAGTTGWLAQYEEAVAICKAHKTAFLYASNFSIGVNVFFALNSALAKLMSRFNNYKVGIEEIHHTQKLDAPSGTAITLAEGIIAETDYTGWQLGNAPANEIPIEAKRIGNTPGTHIITYNSEVDTLEIKHTAHNRNGFALGAVLAAEWIIGKEGVFGMKDVLDIK; the protein is encoded by the coding sequence ATGAAGATTGCTTTACTTGGATATGGGAAAATGGGCAAGATTATTGAACAAATTGCTACAGAACGCGGGCACGAGATTGTACTAAAAGTAGATGATGCCCAAACACCTTATGACATTAGGGTGGCTGATGTAGCGATAGAGTTTAGTACGCCCCATAGTGCTTTTGCGAATATCAGTAATGCACTTACACACCAAGTGCCTGTAATTGCGGGTACTACGGGTTGGTTGGCACAATATGAGGAGGCTGTAGCTATCTGTAAGGCACATAAAACGGCTTTTTTATATGCATCGAACTTTAGCATAGGAGTGAATGTGTTTTTTGCTTTAAATAGTGCTTTGGCTAAGCTGATGAGCAGATTCAATAATTACAAGGTAGGGATTGAGGAAATTCATCATACACAAAAATTGGATGCGCCCAGTGGGACAGCTATTACTTTGGCAGAAGGTATTATAGCTGAGACAGACTACACAGGGTGGCAACTAGGCAATGCACCTGCAAATGAGATACCTATTGAGGCTAAAAGGATAGGCAATACGCCTGGTACACACATCATTACCTATAACAGTGAAGTAGATACTCTTGAGATAAAACATACAGCGCACAATCGTAATGGGTTTGCTCTTGGCGCCGTGCTTGCTGCTGAATGGATTATAGGGAAAGAAGGAGTATTCGGTATGAAGGATGTGCTTGATATTAAATAA
- a CDS encoding C40 family peptidase, translating to MTMKILYTPYGICHLSIVPVRLEPHEGAEMHTQLLFGELLQVIDKEENWSYVRLLFDNTEGWISNNQFTEISDKDYRKTLKKKEKYAHRQLTKLRLKTEAGVFLHIPKGATFSHNHLLHTSQSTQRPTSLGVVATALEYLNVPFLAGGKTPFGIDAAGLVQMVFKLNGIHLPRTAEKQAACGTALSFLEESEAGDLAFFDDEEGNIIHVGILLGDNKIIHSFGKVRIDRLDHIGIFNNELRNYTHQLRLLKKIKK from the coding sequence ATGACTATGAAGATATTATATACCCCTTATGGGATATGCCACTTAAGCATTGTCCCGGTACGATTAGAGCCCCACGAAGGTGCAGAGATGCATACGCAGTTACTGTTTGGTGAACTGCTTCAAGTTATTGATAAAGAGGAGAATTGGAGTTATGTACGTCTGCTTTTTGACAATACTGAGGGCTGGATTTCAAACAATCAGTTTACAGAAATATCGGATAAGGACTACCGAAAAACCCTTAAAAAGAAGGAGAAGTATGCGCATAGGCAGCTTACGAAGCTTCGTTTAAAGACAGAGGCTGGTGTTTTTTTGCATATTCCGAAGGGCGCGACCTTTTCGCACAACCATCTGTTGCATACTTCGCAATCGACCCAACGCCCTACAAGCCTGGGGGTGGTAGCGACTGCCTTAGAATACTTAAATGTTCCGTTTTTAGCTGGAGGCAAAACACCTTTTGGCATTGATGCTGCAGGCTTGGTGCAAATGGTTTTTAAGCTGAATGGTATACACTTGCCACGTACTGCTGAAAAACAGGCTGCTTGTGGTACCGCATTGAGTTTTTTGGAAGAAAGTGAAGCGGGAGATTTGGCTTTTTTTGATGATGAGGAGGGGAATATTATTCACGTAGGAATACTATTGGGGGATAATAAGATAATTCACTCATTTGGGAAGGTAAGGATTGATAGGCTTGACCATATTGGAATTTTTAACAATGAACTAAGAAACTACACGCATCAGCTAAGACTACTGAAGAAAATAAAGAAATAA
- a CDS encoding IS630 family transposase has protein sequence MELTVSPTEIEELRKLQRNLQGRSDYARVTCILMLSMGNTPIFVADCLGIDISTVYRYRSLYLEGGLDKLLENRYRGYQGLLNIFQIESLKQELRTHLYTDAKQVSQWVKDTFEVTYTPQGMADLLNRIGFSYKKTTEVPCEADPLKQKLFAEALSKILQEKEEGDVVYFADGVHPTHNSRSTYAWIEKGKEFQQPTVSGRDRVNINGLLNAYDVTDVIALDCECVNAESTKELYELALKKHPNAKNIYIISDNARYYHNKELQNWVEDNRIKQIFLPPYSPNLNLIERLWKFLRKKVINTGFYRNKTEFRDAIRNFFDNIHTYKKELESLLTLNFRLINSQTISF, from the coding sequence ATGGAACTAACAGTGTCACCAACAGAAATAGAGGAACTTAGAAAGCTCCAACGCAACTTGCAAGGTCGCTCGGATTATGCCCGAGTTACCTGCATTTTGATGCTTTCTATGGGCAATACTCCTATTTTTGTTGCTGATTGCTTGGGTATAGACATTTCTACTGTTTATCGTTATCGTTCCTTATATCTTGAAGGAGGACTAGATAAACTCCTTGAGAATCGTTATAGAGGTTATCAAGGTCTGCTTAATATTTTTCAAATAGAATCCTTAAAACAAGAGTTACGCACACATCTTTATACAGATGCAAAACAAGTATCTCAATGGGTTAAAGACACTTTTGAAGTTACCTATACTCCACAAGGAATGGCTGATTTACTTAACAGAATTGGTTTTTCCTACAAGAAAACAACCGAAGTGCCTTGTGAAGCGGATCCTTTAAAACAAAAACTATTTGCTGAAGCACTCTCTAAAATTCTTCAAGAAAAGGAAGAAGGGGATGTGGTGTATTTTGCCGATGGTGTTCATCCTACGCACAACAGCCGTTCCACTTATGCTTGGATAGAGAAAGGTAAAGAGTTTCAACAACCAACAGTTAGTGGGCGTGATAGAGTGAATATTAATGGTTTACTTAATGCTTATGATGTTACAGATGTAATAGCTCTTGATTGTGAATGCGTTAATGCAGAATCAACAAAAGAACTTTACGAATTAGCTCTTAAAAAGCATCCAAACGCTAAAAATATTTATATTATATCCGATAATGCTCGCTACTATCACAATAAAGAACTTCAAAACTGGGTAGAAGATAATAGAATCAAGCAAATTTTCTTGCCTCCATACTCTCCGAACCTCAATTTAATAGAGCGCTTGTGGAAATTCTTACGAAAAAAAGTAATCAATACGGGTTTCTATCGGAACAAGACAGAATTCCGAGATGCTATAAGGAATTTCTTTGATAATATACATACTTATAAAAAGGAGTTAGAGTCACTTCTAACTCTCAATTTCCGTTTGATAAATTCGCAAACCATTTCTTTTTGA